One window from the genome of Aeromonas sp. FDAARGOS 1405 encodes:
- a CDS encoding DNA polymerase II, which yields MTATQPTVPATPPLDGFILTRHGRDVRGRNGQAATTEIVMWLWSAQGPVRVVVPGQEPVFFLPQSHMAEAAELFKGAGVSGRFRRLPMHTFDGRPVVGCYFATLSAFHRAIELLLIRGLEHFEADIRLPERFLMERFITAGVRFDGRAVKKGGKQGYWEVNEARCAPQAVTPILSWVSLDVECAMDGALFSVGLYSEQDARVIMIGTPEADAESWGTQVEWVADESTLLSALERWFSLHDPDLVIGWNVVNFDFRLLLRRAELNKRRLRLGRGRELCFWRSSRGDPQTGNVIIPGRMVLDGIDTLKSATWQFASYSLDAVASELLGRGKDIEDVANRGEKITELFHSDKEALARYNLEDCKLVWEIFDYCHLIPFAIERASLTGLELDRVGGSVAAFTNLYLPRLHRGGYVAPNLPADGGLASPGGYVMDSKPGLYRHVLVLDFKSLYPSIIRTFCIDPMGLIEGLQHPEHAIPGFRGAMFSRERHFLPDLIATLWAARDRAKAASNKALSQAIKIIMNSFYGVLGSGGCRFYDPRLASSITLRGHSIMQQTREWIEAKGFEVIYGDTDSTFVHLGRETSPDEADEIGQRLAQMINDNWAALIRREFDLPSYLEIQYETHYRRFLMPTIRGLEKGSKKRYAGLVGKASEESEQLVFKGLESVRTDWTMLAKQFQTRLYELVFHDEDPSGYVRTMVDETRAGRHDDLLIYRKRLRQKLEEYQKNVPPHVRAARLADEENLRRGLPQRYQHRGAIAYLMTLNGPEPLEYRRSAIDYEHYIDKQLRPIADAILPFIGESFDRICGQQLDLF from the coding sequence ATGACTGCAACCCAGCCCACCGTACCCGCCACTCCGCCGCTCGACGGTTTTATCCTGACCCGCCACGGTCGGGACGTGCGCGGCCGCAACGGGCAGGCAGCCACCACCGAAATCGTGATGTGGCTCTGGAGCGCGCAGGGGCCGGTACGGGTGGTGGTGCCGGGACAGGAGCCGGTGTTCTTCCTGCCGCAGAGCCATATGGCAGAAGCCGCCGAGCTGTTCAAGGGGGCCGGGGTGAGCGGGCGGTTTCGCCGCCTGCCAATGCACACCTTCGACGGTCGCCCTGTGGTGGGCTGCTATTTCGCCACCCTGAGCGCCTTTCACCGCGCCATCGAGCTGCTGCTTATTCGCGGGCTGGAGCACTTTGAGGCGGATATCCGGCTGCCGGAGCGGTTTCTGATGGAGCGTTTCATCACAGCTGGTGTGCGCTTCGATGGCCGGGCGGTAAAAAAGGGGGGCAAACAGGGCTACTGGGAGGTGAACGAGGCGCGTTGCGCGCCGCAGGCGGTGACGCCAATCCTCTCCTGGGTGTCGCTGGATGTGGAGTGCGCCATGGACGGGGCCCTCTTCTCGGTCGGTCTTTACAGCGAGCAGGATGCGCGGGTCATCATGATCGGCACCCCGGAGGCGGATGCCGAGAGCTGGGGCACCCAGGTCGAGTGGGTGGCGGACGAGAGCACCCTGCTGAGTGCGCTGGAGCGCTGGTTCAGCCTGCATGACCCCGATCTGGTCATCGGCTGGAACGTGGTCAATTTTGACTTTCGTCTGCTGCTGCGCCGCGCCGAGCTTAACAAGCGGCGGCTGCGGCTCGGGCGGGGGCGCGAGCTCTGCTTCTGGCGCTCGTCACGGGGCGATCCCCAAACCGGCAACGTCATCATTCCCGGGCGCATGGTGCTCGATGGCATCGATACCCTGAAAAGCGCCACCTGGCAGTTTGCCAGCTACAGCCTGGATGCGGTGGCGAGCGAACTGCTCGGTCGTGGCAAGGATATCGAGGATGTGGCCAATCGGGGGGAGAAGATCACCGAGCTGTTCCACTCCGACAAGGAGGCGCTCGCCCGTTACAACCTGGAAGATTGCAAGCTGGTGTGGGAGATCTTCGACTACTGCCACCTTATCCCTTTTGCCATCGAGCGCGCCTCCCTCACCGGTCTTGAACTGGACAGGGTAGGGGGCTCGGTGGCGGCCTTTACCAACCTCTATCTGCCGCGGCTGCATCGGGGCGGCTATGTGGCCCCCAATTTGCCAGCCGACGGGGGGCTGGCGAGCCCAGGTGGCTATGTGATGGACTCCAAACCCGGTCTCTATCGCCATGTGCTGGTACTCGATTTCAAGAGCCTCTATCCCAGCATCATCCGCACCTTTTGCATCGACCCCATGGGACTTATCGAAGGGCTGCAGCATCCCGAGCACGCTATTCCGGGCTTTCGCGGCGCCATGTTCTCCCGCGAGCGGCACTTCTTGCCGGATCTCATCGCTACCTTGTGGGCGGCGCGGGATCGGGCCAAGGCTGCCAGCAACAAGGCACTCTCCCAGGCCATCAAGATCATCATGAACTCCTTCTACGGGGTGCTGGGGTCGGGGGGCTGCCGTTTCTATGATCCGCGACTTGCCTCGTCAATTACCTTGCGTGGTCACAGCATCATGCAGCAGACCCGCGAGTGGATTGAGGCGAAGGGGTTCGAGGTGATCTATGGTGACACCGACTCCACTTTTGTCCATCTGGGGCGCGAGACCAGCCCGGATGAGGCGGACGAGATTGGCCAGCGACTGGCGCAAATGATCAACGATAACTGGGCTGCACTGATCAGGCGAGAGTTCGACCTGCCGAGTTATCTCGAGATCCAGTACGAGACCCACTATCGCCGCTTTCTGATGCCCACCATCCGCGGGCTGGAGAAGGGCAGCAAGAAGCGCTATGCGGGGCTGGTTGGCAAGGCCAGTGAGGAGAGTGAACAGCTGGTGTTCAAGGGGCTCGAATCGGTGCGCACCGACTGGACCATGCTGGCCAAGCAGTTTCAGACCCGCCTCTACGAGCTGGTGTTTCACGATGAAGATCCCAGCGGCTATGTGCGCACCATGGTGGATGAGACCCGCGCCGGTCGTCACGACGATCTGCTTATCTACCGCAAACGGCTGCGCCAGAAGCTCGAAGAGTATCAGAAGAATGTGCCGCCCCATGTGCGTGCGGCGCGGCTGGCCGATGAGGAGAACCTGCGCCGCGGGCTGCCCCAGCGCTATCAGCATCGGGGCGCCATCGCCTATCTGATGACCCTCAATGGCCCCGAGCCGCTGGAGTACCGGCGCAGCGCCATCGATTACGAGCACTATATCGACAAGCAGTTGCGGCCCATTGCCGATGCCATCCTGCCCTTTATCGGCGAGTCGTTCGACCGGATCTGTGGTCAGCAGCTGGATCTTTTCTGA
- a CDS encoding prolyl-tRNA synthetase associated domain-containing protein, which yields MAIYSLLDQLAIPYQRFDHPPVFTCEEASKLLPDLPAAKTKNLFLRDPKSERLFLVVSPEERRVDLKELAVMLGVKRLSFGSPERLDAVLGLTPGSVTLLAMVRDREKAVELVVDEAIWQAEQVQCHPLVNTATLIIRLDDVRRLLAHLGREANVMRLPVIID from the coding sequence GTGGCAATCTATTCCCTGCTGGATCAGCTGGCTATCCCCTACCAGCGCTTTGACCATCCCCCAGTGTTTACCTGTGAGGAGGCGAGCAAGTTGCTGCCCGACCTGCCCGCAGCCAAGACCAAGAACCTCTTTTTGCGCGATCCGAAAAGCGAGCGGCTGTTTCTGGTGGTGAGTCCGGAGGAGCGCCGGGTCGATCTCAAGGAGCTGGCGGTCATGCTCGGCGTCAAGCGGCTGAGCTTTGGCTCCCCCGAGCGGCTCGATGCGGTGCTCGGCCTTACCCCGGGCTCGGTGACCCTGCTCGCCATGGTGCGCGACAGGGAAAAAGCGGTAGAGCTGGTGGTGGACGAGGCCATCTGGCAGGCCGAACAGGTGCAGTGCCATCCGCTGGTCAACACCGCTACTCTGATCATCCGCCTCGACGATGTGCGCCGCCTGCTGGCCCACCTCGGTCGGGAGGCCAACGTCATGCGGCTGCCGGTCATTATTGACTGA
- a CDS encoding GGDEF domain-containing protein, whose translation MQSLFSSAQLLSLVLFVSLSHIGVAAIFAYLWHTQRQLRSLLYWSASELAIAAAFGCLLLRPLTGEISLANILLTNLLIIATPLLYERGLRHFFRREADRFGWLCPLLALAGFLLFAVTATQLPQDDIHSRIVVLSGAISLQMCLLLWQLWRYQRLAPAYRVLRFAILLLALQLALQLIRMAKHQWWPESAASSLTDPLLGPVILLSLLFTIARSFILLSLVHTRQQQALLATQRELERRANLDALTGLDSRHYFEHQVALRAREMASPGQLLLIDLDNFKQINDRHGHPAGDAMLRAVGRVIRESLPTAGLAGRLGGDELALLVMETSQTLPACSQTLQQRVADATRSLAGGPISLSIGLTSLQQGESFEQAYSRADRALYAAKQAGRQRACIQEPHHSEPWPLWPLATQT comes from the coding sequence ATGCAGAGTCTGTTTTCCTCGGCCCAGTTGCTGAGTCTGGTGCTGTTCGTCAGCCTGTCGCACATCGGGGTCGCGGCCATTTTCGCCTACCTGTGGCATACCCAGCGACAGCTGCGCTCCCTGCTCTACTGGTCGGCCAGCGAACTGGCCATCGCCGCCGCCTTTGGCTGCCTGCTGCTGCGACCCCTTACGGGAGAGATCTCCCTTGCCAATATCCTGCTTACCAATCTGCTGATCATCGCCACCCCGCTACTCTATGAGCGGGGGCTGCGCCACTTCTTCCGGCGCGAGGCCGACCGTTTCGGCTGGCTCTGCCCGCTCCTTGCCCTCGCCGGCTTCCTGCTATTCGCTGTCACCGCCACACAGCTACCGCAGGATGACATACACAGCCGGATCGTGGTGCTATCCGGGGCCATCTCGCTGCAAATGTGCCTGCTGCTGTGGCAGCTCTGGCGCTATCAGCGGTTGGCCCCCGCCTACCGGGTGCTGCGCTTTGCCATCTTGCTGCTTGCGCTGCAACTGGCCCTGCAACTGATCAGGATGGCCAAGCATCAGTGGTGGCCTGAGTCGGCTGCCTCCAGCCTGACCGATCCCCTGCTCGGCCCGGTGATCCTGCTCAGCCTGCTCTTTACCATTGCCCGCAGCTTCATTTTGCTGAGCCTGGTGCACACCCGTCAGCAGCAGGCGCTGCTCGCCACCCAGCGCGAACTGGAGCGGCGCGCCAACCTGGATGCCCTGACCGGACTGGACAGCAGACACTATTTCGAACACCAGGTGGCCCTGCGTGCCCGCGAGATGGCTAGCCCCGGCCAGCTGCTGCTGATCGATCTGGACAACTTCAAGCAGATCAATGACCGCCACGGTCATCCCGCTGGCGACGCCATGCTGCGGGCGGTGGGACGGGTGATCCGGGAGAGCCTGCCGACGGCGGGGCTAGCTGGGCGCCTTGGCGGCGACGAGCTGGCGCTGCTGGTGATGGAGACTTCGCAAACGCTGCCGGCCTGCAGCCAGACCCTGCAGCAGCGGGTCGCAGACGCCACTCGGTCGCTGGCCGGTGGCCCCATCAGCCTCAGCATAGGGCTCACTTCGCTGCAGCAGGGCGAGAGCTTTGAGCAGGCCTATTCGCGCGCGGATCGGGCACTCTATGCCGCCAAACAGGCTGGCCGCCAGCGCGCCTGCATCCAGGAGCCACACCACAGCGAACCCTGGCCGCTGTGGCCTCTGGCCACCCAGACCTGA
- a CDS encoding DinI family protein, which produces MRLEIIIDRKHQIPTSTMEALRQELLKQLGEKFPDIHVRVAPGSTMALTVSRASKEDKELAEAMVQEVWENADSWMPEENVAS; this is translated from the coding sequence ATGCGTCTTGAAATCATCATCGACAGAAAACATCAGATCCCGACCTCGACCATGGAGGCGCTGCGTCAGGAGCTGCTCAAGCAGCTTGGCGAAAAATTTCCCGACATCCATGTGCGGGTCGCGCCGGGCAGTACCATGGCTCTGACCGTCAGCCGTGCCAGCAAGGAAGACAAAGAGCTGGCCGAAGCTATGGTGCAGGAGGTGTGGGAGAACGCCGACAGCTGGATGCCGGAAGAGAACGTCGCATCCTGA
- a CDS encoding PA4780 family RIO1-like protein kinase has translation MKIPNRIQPLVDDGLVDDVISRLMSGKEADVYVVRCGDEIRCAKVYKEASKRSFKQAVVYQEGRKVRGSRDARAMEKGSKYGRKQHEEVWQNTEVDALFKLAAAGVRVPQPYVCLDGVLLMELITDEDGNVAPRLNDVALTPEQAVIDHAKVIRYVVRMLCAGLIHGDLSEFNVLVDEQGPVIIDLPQVVDAAANNQAKAMLERDVNNMRNYYGMYAPELLKTRYAREMWALYEDGKLTPDSELTGLFEESREQVDLDSVLHEIESAQEEALARQARMKAEEEDSY, from the coding sequence ATGAAAATTCCAAATCGAATCCAACCCCTGGTGGATGACGGCCTGGTCGATGACGTCATCAGCCGGCTGATGAGCGGCAAAGAGGCCGACGTCTATGTGGTGCGCTGCGGCGACGAGATCCGCTGCGCCAAAGTCTATAAAGAAGCGTCCAAGCGCAGCTTCAAGCAGGCCGTGGTCTATCAGGAAGGCCGCAAGGTGCGCGGCAGTCGCGATGCTCGCGCCATGGAGAAGGGCTCCAAGTACGGCCGCAAACAGCATGAAGAGGTGTGGCAGAACACCGAGGTCGACGCCCTGTTCAAGCTGGCGGCGGCCGGTGTGCGGGTGCCGCAGCCCTATGTCTGCCTCGATGGCGTCCTCTTGATGGAACTTATCACCGATGAGGATGGCAATGTCGCGCCGCGCCTCAACGATGTGGCGCTTACCCCCGAGCAGGCGGTCATCGACCATGCCAAGGTGATCCGTTACGTGGTGAGGATGCTCTGCGCCGGTCTTATCCACGGCGATCTCTCCGAGTTCAATGTGCTGGTGGATGAACAGGGCCCCGTCATTATCGACCTGCCCCAGGTGGTGGATGCCGCCGCCAACAACCAGGCCAAGGCGATGCTGGAGCGGGACGTCAACAACATGCGCAACTACTACGGCATGTATGCCCCCGAGCTGCTCAAGACCCGCTACGCCCGGGAGATGTGGGCCCTGTATGAAGATGGCAAACTGACCCCCGACAGCGAGTTGACCGGCTTGTTCGAGGAGAGCCGCGAGCAGGTGGATCTCGATTCTGTATTGCACGAGATCGAGAGCGCCCAGGAGGAGGCACTGGCTCGTCAGGCCAGGATGAAGGCCGAAGAGGAAGACAGCTACTGA